The nucleotide window TAGTCCGCGATGGTACAGTTCATGGCCAGGGCCGTCCGAATTCCAAATTCTACCACCTGTTTGTTCAGTACAGGTAGAACTCCCGGCATTCCCTGACAAATAGGACAGGTATTATGATTGGGCTTTGCACCAAACTCGGTACTACAGGAACAAAAAATTTTGGACCGGGTCTTTAATTGCGTATGCACTTCCAGCCCGATAACAGCTTCGTATTCCATTTTAAGTGATGGAGGAGTGTGGAAGTATGGGAGTATGGAAGTATGGGGGTATGGAGGTACGGAAGTATAAGATTTCTCCCACACCGCCATACCCCCACACTCCCATACCTCCACACTTCCATACTCCCATACCTCCATGCCCCCCCCACCTTATAAAGGCGGCTTCTTCTTATGATGTTCCGTATTCTGCTCAAAGGCATAAGCTACTTTTAAGATCGTTTCTTCTCCAAAGTGCTTTCCGATGATCTGTAGTCCGATGGGTAGACCGTCTTTTGTGAATCCACAAGGGATAGATAGGGCCGTTACGCCCGCCAGGTTAATGGGAATGGTGAAGATATCCGACAGGTACATTTGCAAAGGATCTTCGGTTTTCTCTCCGATTTTAAATGCCGGGGTGGGAGAGACAGGAGCTACCAGAACATCATATTTTTTAAAGGCTTCTTCAAAATCTCGCTTAATCAACGTTCTTACTTTTTGGGCCTTTAAGTAGTAAGCATCATAGTATCCCGAGCTCAGGGAGTAAGTACCCAGCATGATGCGGCGTTTTACTTCCGGAGAGAATCCTTGAGAACGCGTGGTCATATACATATCCATCAGATCGGTATACGTATCGGCCCGGTAACCGTATTTAACCCCATCATATCGGGCTAGATTGGAGCTGGCTTCGGCAGGGGCTATGATATAATAAGCGGCCACGGCGTATTCGGTATGGGGTAGGGAAACTTTTTCATAAGAAGCTCCCAGCTTCTCCAGGACCCTGACCGCCTCCCAGATTTTTTCCTCTACTTCTTCATCCATTCCGGCAATAAAATATTCTTCCGGGATACCTATCTTTAAGCCGGTAATATCGGGAACCAGAGCCCGGGTATAGTCCGGTGTGGGTAAATTAACCGACGTGGAATCCTTAGGATCGTACCCTGATAGGGCATTCAGCAGAATAGCACAGTCGGTTACGTCTTTAGCAATGGGACCGATTTGATCCAGAGAAGAGGCGTAAGCGATTAATCCGTATCTCGAAACCCGACCGTAGGTCGGTTTAAGACCGGTTGTGCTACAAAATGAAGAGGGTTGGCGGATAGAACCCCCGGTATCTGTTCCTAGAGCTCCGATAGCTTCCCCGGCTATGACGGCTGCTGCCGACCCCCCACTCGAACCTCCCGGGACTCGACTCAAGTCCCAGGGATTTCGGGTAATTCCGTAGTAGGAATTCTCCGTCGAAGAGCCCATCCCGAATTGATCCAGATTCGTTTTTCCAATCATAACGATGTTCTGTTGCTTCAGCCGGGCTATAACCGTTGCATCATAGGGGGGAATAAAATTATGTAAAATCTTGGCTGCACAGGTCGTTAAAACCCCCCTGGTGCAAATTAAATCTTTAATCGCTATAGGAATCCCGGTAAGAGGAGTTAAGGGAATTTCTCCCCTTTGAAGTTTTTGATCAATGATGCTGGCCTGTTCCAGGGCTTCTTCTCTTAAAACAGTGATATAGGCTCTGATTCGATTCTCCACCTGATCAATCCGAGAAAGAACCGATTCGGTAATTTGTCTGGAGGTGATTTCCCTCCGCTTCATCATTTCATGAAGCTCATGGATAGTATAATCGCAAAGTTCCATGCATCCCTAAGAAGCCAGAAGTCAGAAGTCGGGATTTCTTAACTTCTTGCCCCCTTGCTTTTAACATGCCCCTATTCTATCACCCGTGGCACACGGAAATATCCATTTACCCGATCGGGTGCATTTTGTAAGGCCTGATCCTCTGGAAGCGAGGGTTCTACTTTGTCCTCCCGGAAAACATTTTTAATCTCGACCACATGGGAAGTGGGCAAAATTCCTTCTGTATTTAATTCATTCAACTTGTCCATATAGGTTAGAATCTGGCTCAGTTTTTCTGACATTTCCTGCTTCTCTTCCTCGGATAAATGGAGTCGTGCCAATTTAGCCACATGCTCTACCTGTTCAATACTGATTTTCATAGCCTGATTTACTCCTTTCGACGGGTAACAGGGTTTTTGCCGGAAGTCTAAACTATATCACATTATACGCTCTGGAATTCAGGTTAGCAACCAGATATAGGAATCTCCAATTTGTTAGGGAGGAGATTCAATTTGCTAAAGGCATGTTTATTGAATTTCATAATGATCAGGCTATCAGCCTATGCTATCTCTGCCGGTTCGTCAAGGTATTTTTAAAGTCAAACGTCCACGTTTGACCATATCGGTAGGGGTAATACCTACATAAAAGGAGGTGAGTCAGATGGCAAAGGATCCTGTTTGTGGAATGGAGGT belongs to Candidatus Limnocylindrales bacterium and includes:
- the gatA gene encoding Asp-tRNA(Asn)/Glu-tRNA(Gln) amidotransferase subunit GatA codes for the protein MELCDYTIHELHEMMKRREITSRQITESVLSRIDQVENRIRAYITVLREEALEQASIIDQKLQRGEIPLTPLTGIPIAIKDLICTRGVLTTCAAKILHNFIPPYDATVIARLKQQNIVMIGKTNLDQFGMGSSTENSYYGITRNPWDLSRVPGGSSGGSAAAVIAGEAIGALGTDTGGSIRQPSSFCSTTGLKPTYGRVSRYGLIAYASSLDQIGPIAKDVTDCAILLNALSGYDPKDSTSVNLPTPDYTRALVPDITGLKIGIPEEYFIAGMDEEVEEKIWEAVRVLEKLGASYEKVSLPHTEYAVAAYYIIAPAEASSNLARYDGVKYGYRADTYTDLMDMYMTTRSQGFSPEVKRRIMLGTYSLSSGYYDAYYLKAQKVRTLIKRDFEEAFKKYDVLVAPVSPTPAFKIGEKTEDPLQMYLSDIFTIPINLAGVTALSIPCGFTKDGLPIGLQIIGKHFGEETILKVAYAFEQNTEHHKKKPPL
- the gatC gene encoding Asp-tRNA(Asn)/Glu-tRNA(Gln) amidotransferase subunit GatC, translating into MKISIEQVEHVAKLARLHLSEEEKQEMSEKLSQILTYMDKLNELNTEGILPTSHVVEIKNVFREDKVEPSLPEDQALQNAPDRVNGYFRVPRVIE